One window from the genome of Eucalyptus grandis isolate ANBG69807.140 chromosome 7, ASM1654582v1, whole genome shotgun sequence encodes:
- the LOC120295777 gene encoding probable sodium/metabolite cotransporter BASS5, chloroplastic, whose amino-acid sequence MGSIGSAFRYYAPALGFRMFAVRVNSSERDFLEAFRRPPAIFARSINQFIEKPLLGYFFGMMSVAMVSLPTSIGAGIMLLSCISAAQLSNYATSLIDPSVAPLSIVMTSLSTATAVFVTPLLSLLLIGKRLPVHVKGMVSSILQIVVTPIAAGLLLNRLNTRLCYVHLLGVSVV is encoded by the exons ATGGGTTCTATCGGATCTGCTTTCCGGTACTATGCACCTGCACTCGGGTTTCGGATGTTTGCTGTGAGGGTTAATTCCAGCGAGAGGGACTTTCTCGAAGCGTTTAGGAGACCGCCTGCTATTTTTGCTCGCTCTATCAACCAGTTCATCGAGAAGCCTCttcttggttatttctttgGCATGATGTCCGTAGCAATGGTTTCGCTCCCAACGTCCATTG GTGCTGGGATTATGCTGCTGTCTTGTATCAGCGCGGCTCAGCTTTCTAATTATGCTACATCTCTGATTGACCCATCAGTGGCTCCTCTGAGTATTGTCATGACATCATTATCTACCGCTACGGCTGTTTTTGTGACCCCTTTATTGTCACTTCTTCTCATTGGCAAAAGATTGCCCGTCCATGTGAAAGGAATGGTTTCCAGCATTTTGCAGATTGTCGTCACACCCATCGCTGCAGGGCTGCTTCTGAATAGGTTAAACACTCGCCTTTGCTACGTACATTTGCTAGGAGTTTCAGTAGTTTAA